The following are encoded in a window of Anoplopoma fimbria isolate UVic2021 breed Golden Eagle Sablefish chromosome 3, Afim_UVic_2022, whole genome shotgun sequence genomic DNA:
- the LOC129089191 gene encoding forkhead box protein Q1-like, with product MKLEVLCGSHYAMKHFEMSCDAEGSVRSPPPSAEEELGSDGDCVAPSPPPPVTPCVKSKPYTRRPKPPFSYIALIAMAIRDSPSGRLTLAEINDYLMKRFPFFRGSYTGWRNSVRHNLSLNDCFLKVLRDPSRPWGKDNYWMLNPHSEYTFADGVFRRRRKRIDKKFSREPKGPGLPEEPQRAQQSASATKTDSCVKFSSSFAIDNILSKPFKRDLKKELVPLQPAFTWPSYTELMVPHLNSPASFSYFKPTFYVDYFAAHASNSYFMR from the coding sequence ATGAAGTTAGAGGTGCTGTGTGGAAGCCACTATGCCATGAAGCATTTCGAGATGTCTTGTGATGCAGAGGGCAGTGtgcgctctcctcctccttctgccgAGGAGGAGCTGGGCTCGGATGGGGACTGCGTGGCTCCCAGCCCTCCTCCACCTGTTACTCCATGTGTTAAGTCCAAGCCGTACACACGGAGACCCAAACCCCCGTTTTCCTACATCGCTCTCATCGCCATGGCTATCCGGGACTCCCCCTCCGGACGGCTGACTCTGGCGGAAATAAACGACTACCTGATGAAAAGGTTCCCGTTCTTCAGAGGCAGCTACACCGGCTGGAGGAACTCGGTTCGGCACAACTTGTCTCTGAACGACTGCTTTCTCAAAGTGCTGCGGGACCCTTCCAGGCCTTGGGGAAAGGACAATTACTGGATGCTCAATCCTCACAGCGAGTACACCTTTGCCGATGGTGTGTTCAGGCGTCGAAGGAAACGCATTGATAAAAAGTTCAGCAGGGAGCCAAAGGGGCCCGGGCTCCCAGAGGAGCCGCAGAGAGCTCAGCAGTCTGCATCCGCCACCAAGACGGACTCATGTGTGAAGTTTAGCAGTTCATTCGCCATAGACAACATCCTCAGCAAGCCGTTCAAGAGGGACTTAAAGAAAGAGCTTGTGCCACTCCAGCCTGCCTTCACCTGGCCGAGCTACACTGAACTGATGGTGCCTCATTTAAATTCACCTGCCTCATTTTCATACTTCAAGCCAACATTCTATGTGGACTACTTTGCTGCGCATGCGTCAAACTCCTATTTCATGCGATGA